The genomic DNA TTTTCATTTGTGGATTGGCGCTCATCGCTTCCGATCCACCCATCATGATTTTCTGTTGGAAGAATGTCGTGACCCCCGCAATTAATGGTAATAAGTAAAATGGATCAGGACTTCCCAAGTCGAACCATAAGAAATTGTGTTCAGCGATCGCTTCCGTACGCATGATTGCGTGATAAAAGCCTAACAGGATCGGCATCTGGATGATCAGCGGCATACATCCTGCTAAAGGATTAACGCCGTGCTTCTGGAAGAGCTGCATCGTTTCCTGTTGCAGCTTCTGCTGTGTCTTCTGGTCTTTCGAGCTGTATTTTTCACGCAATGCTTTAATCTCAGGTTGGATTTGCTGCATTGCCATCGAACTCTTTGTTTGTTTGATCATTAACGGCAATAGAACCAATCGAATCAAGATGGTTACAATGACAATTCCAAGGCCATAGTTTTCATTGAAGAAATCGGATACCTCCGTAATCAACCATGACAATGGATAAACGATATACTCGTCCCAAAAACCAGTGCTCTCTTCAGTAATAGGTTGTTCCAGGCCACACCCGGATAGTACCAATACCAAGAAAAAGGCTGGGATTAAAAAGCCTATTCTCTTTCTCACTTGCAAAATCCTCCTTACAACGTGTAAAAAAGGTCAATTCGGTCTTATTTCTTTTTATCAGGTACGGGATCGAACCCTCCAGGATGAAAGGGATGACATTTCAGAATCCGTTTCAATGTGAGCCATCCTCCAACAATTGCCCCATGCTTTTGGATCGCTTCCAACCCGTATGAGGAACATGTCGGATAAAATCGACAAGATGGCGGCGTAAACGGTGAAATGCATTTCCGGTAGAATTGAATCAATCCCAGAAAAAGATACTTCATATATTTATCCCCTCGATACTCTCATCAGTTTCGAACGTTTCATCACATGGATCAAACTGCTCTTCACTTCATGGAAATCCATAGTCGAGGTCGGTTTCCTTGCTATGATTACATAATCATAAGCTACCTTTATATTCGGTTCTAACTCATGGAAAACTTCCCGTACATAACGCTTAATGCGGTTCCGAGTGACTGCATTTCCGATCTTCTTACTGACAGATAAGCCGATCCGGAAATAATCCTGATCTGGCTTCTTCAAGTAATAGACGACGAATTGTCTGTTAGCAAACGATTCACCATTACGGAATACAGCTTGGAACTCTTCATTCTTCTTAATACGATGCTTCTTTTTCATCCGGATTCACTCCGTACCAACACTTTGCTTCTACTAAAAATGCTTTCCTCATTTATGTTAAGCACACCGCGCTAAGTCAAAATGAAAGATAAAGCCCTTCCACTTCATTCAAGTGAAAAAAGACCACTGTTTATCCAGTGGCCTACGCAGATAATACTTTTCTTCCTTTTTGACGGCGACGAGCTAGAACTTTACGTC from Pseudalkalibacillus sp. SCS-8 includes the following:
- the rnpA gene encoding ribonuclease P protein component; translation: MKKKHRIKKNEEFQAVFRNGESFANRQFVVYYLKKPDQDYFRIGLSVSKKIGNAVTRNRIKRYVREVFHELEPNIKVAYDYVIIARKPTSTMDFHEVKSSLIHVMKRSKLMRVSRG
- the spoIIIJ gene encoding YidC family membrane integrase SpoIIIJ, which codes for MQVRKRIGFLIPAFFLVLVLSGCGLEQPITEESTGFWDEYIVYPLSWLITEVSDFFNENYGLGIVIVTILIRLVLLPLMIKQTKSSMAMQQIQPEIKALREKYSSKDQKTQQKLQQETMQLFQKHGVNPLAGCMPLIIQMPILLGFYHAIMRTEAIAEHNFLWFDLGSPDPFYLLPLIAGVTTFFQQKIMMGGSEAMSANPQMKMMLYIMPVMIVVFAITFPAALSLYWVVGNLFMIAQTYFITLPMKNKESNVTGGAKK
- the yidD gene encoding membrane protein insertion efficiency factor YidD; translation: MKYLFLGLIQFYRKCISPFTPPSCRFYPTCSSYGLEAIQKHGAIVGGWLTLKRILKCHPFHPGGFDPVPDKKK